The sequence CGCCCACCGTCCAGGTGATCCGGGCCGGCGAGGGGCCGACGCTGCACTCCGAGCAGTCCAGCTATCTGGCCTCGCTGCTGTCGGCCAGTCCGCCCGGTGCGCGCAGGGACATCTATTACGTCTGGCTGGAACCCGGGTCCGTACGGGATTCGGAGCCGCACATTCCCGGAACCACGGAGCACATCGTGGTCACCGAGGGAAGAGTCAAGGCCGGGCCGCGCGGGGAAGCGGTCGAGCTGGGGCCCGGGGATTACGTGTCGTACCGCGGGGACGTTCCGCACGCGTACGAAGCGCTCGCGGACGGAACGAAGTTCGTGCTGATCATGCAGCACATGTGAACTCGAAATGAACGGGAAAAGGCAGGAGCCCCGTCGCCTTGCGGCGCGGGGCTCCTTGGGTACTGCACTCAGGTTCTGCGATCAGGCAGTGATCAGACGGGGGTGACGTTCTCCGCCTGCGGACCCTTCGGGCCCTGCGTCACGTCGAAGCTCACCTGCTGGTTCTCCTCGAGGGAGCGGAAGCCGGAGGCGTTGATCGCGGAGTAGTGAACGAAGACGTCGGGGCCGCCGCCCTCCTGGGCGATGAAGCCAAAGCCCTTTTCGGCGTTGAACCACTTCACGGTTCCGGTAGCCATAAGCCCTCCTTGGGCTCAAAAGGGTTGCCCTGCTCCAGAACCTGCAAGTGCGAAACGGTGCTGCACAACTGCATTCGTCTGAAAACGACGAGAGCCCGCGGTTACATGCTCCGCAGGCTCTGTACTGCAAGGGAAACCAAACTGCAACTTGCGGCGAGCCTAGCACGAGGGCAGCCGAAAGCAATAGAGGCCAAGATCACGTCACCCGAATGTTTGAATCATCGGAGAGCCGCCTTGACGGTGGGGTCGGTCCCAGCACCGTACAGCACGGGGTCTAGTCTCGCGATGTGGACAATTCTCGCACCCGGCCGCGCGTCGGCCACATCCAGTTCCTGAACTGCCTGCCCCTCTACTGGGGGCTCGCGAGAACCGGCACGCTCCTCGACTTCGAGCTGACCAAGGACACCCCGGACAAGCTCAACGAGAAGCTGGTGCAGGGTGAACTCGACATCGCGCCCATCACCTTGGTCGAGTTCCTGAAGCACGCGGACGATCTGGTCGCCTTCCCCGACATCGCCGTCGGCTGCGACGGCCCGGTGATGTCCTGCGTGATCGTCTCGCAGCTCCCTCTGGACCGGCTGGACGGAGCCAGGGTCGCCCTCGGTTCGACCTCCCGCACCTCGGTCCGGCTCGCCCAGCTCCTGCTCGCCGAGCGCTACGGCGTGCAGCCCGACTACTACACCTGCCCGCCCGACCTCAGCCTGATGATGCAGGAGGCGGAGGCCGCCGTGCTCATCGGCGACGCCGCCCTGCGCGCCAACCTCATCGACGGCCCCCGCTACGGCCTCGAGGTGCACGACCTGGGCGCGATGTGGAAGGAGTGGACGGGCCTGCCGTTCGTCTTCGCGGTGTGGGCCGCCCGGCGCGACTACCTGGAGCGCGAGCCGTCGATCACCCGCAAGGTCCACGAGGCCTTCCTCGACTCCCGCAACCTCTCCCTGGAGGAGGTCGGCAAGGTCGCCGAGCAGGCGGCCCGCTGGGAGGCCTTCGACGAGCGCACGCTGGAGCAGTACTTCACCACCCTCGACTTCAGCTTCGGCGAGCCGCAACTGGCGGCGGTCGCCGAGTTCGCGCGCCGGGTCGGCCCGACGACCGGGTTCCCGGCGGATGTGAAGGTGGATCTGCTCCAGCCGTAGTCACTACGCTTCGAGTAGTGAGGCGTACCAGGGGGACCGGGGGAGAGGTGGACGCCATGCAGCCGCTCGCAGCCGACGAACCGGCCGCCGTCGGGCCCTACCGGCTGCTCGGCCGGCTCGGCGCGGGCGGCATGGGCCGTGTCTACCTGGGCCGCAGCGCGGGCGGCCGTACGGTCGCGGTGAAGATCGTGCACCCGCACTTCGCGCTGGACGAGGAGTTCCGGGCCCGCTTCCGGCGGGAGGTCGAGGCCGCCCGCCGGGTCGGCGGCGCCTGGACCGCGCCCGTCCTGGACGCGGACCCGGAGGCCGCCGTGCCCTGGGTCGCCACCGCCTACGCGGCCGGACCCTCCCTCGCCGCGGCCGTCGCGGACCGCGGCCCGCTGCCCCCGCACACCGTACGGGCCCTGGGCGCGGGCCTCGCCGAGGCGCTGGCGGCGGTGCACGAACTGGGCCTCGTCCACCGCGACGTGAAGCCCTCCAACATCCTGCTGACCCTGGACGGCCCGCTCCTCATCGACTTCGGCATCGCCCGTGCCACGGACGGCACGGCATCCCTGACCTCGACCGGCGTCTCCGTCGGCTCGCCCGGCTACATGGCCCCCGAGCAGATCCTCGGCAAGGGCGTCACCGGCGCGGCCGACGTCTTCTCCCTCGGCGCGGTGCTGGCCTTCGCCTCGACCGGTGAGCCGCCGTTCTCCGGCGACTCCTCGGCCGCGCTGCTCTACAAGGTCGTCCACGAGGAGCCCGAACTGGGGCACTTCACCGGCGAGTTGCGGCAGGCGGCGGCCGCCTGTCTGGCCAAGGACCCCACCGCCCGCCCGGCCCCCGCCGAGCTGGCCCGCAGGCTCGCCCCCGAGGGCGCCGCCCGCCTGGTCGCCGGCGGCTGGCTGCCGGGCGCCCTGGTGGAGCAGGTCAGCCGAGGCGCCGTACACCTCCTCAACCTGGAGACGGCCGAGACGGCACCGTCGGGTCCGGTGGCGTTCAGCAGCCCTTCGGTGGGCGGGGCGCGGGGAGTGACGTCCGGGGCGGTGCCGGACAGCGGCGCATCCGGGACCGGGCCGGGAGCCGGTCCGGGAAGCGGGCGGTTCGGGTCGGCTTCGGGCGAGTCCGGGGCTGTCGCCGGTGAGTTCGGACCGGCTCCGCTGATGACTCCGCCCGGGGTGCCGACGGGGGCGTCCGGCCCTTCTCCGGCCGTGCCGTTCAGTGCCGCGGGCTCCGTGTCCGGTGCCCCGGATGCGCAGTCCGGTGGCCCGGGTGCCCCGGCCATGCCCTCCCACGCCCCGGGCCTGCCGCCCGGGACCCCCGCCGTCGGGCCGGGGGCCGTGCCCGGGCCGCGAGATGCGGTGCCGGCGCCCGGCAAGCTCAGTGTCAGCGTGGCGGCGTCCGCCGCGCCCGGGGAGAACGGGCGCGGGCGGCGGGTGAGTTGCACCGTTGCGCTGGCCGTGGCGGGGGCGCTGGCCGCCGGGGCGGTGGGTCTCGGGGCCCTGCTGCGGCCATGGGCAGGCGGTGGTCACGACACTGCGGGGAGCGCCCCGGCCGCCTCCCACCCGGCCGACGGCGCCTCCTCGGCGGGGTCCGGCGACGCGGCGGACGAGCCCTCCCCGGCCCCCAGTGCGAGCGGCGGCACCGCGGCCGCGATCCCGGCCCGCTACCTCGGCACCTGGGAGGGCCAGGCGGCCGGACTCGACGGCCGCCTGCCCATGGGCACCTTCCGGCTCACCGTGCACCAGGCGGGCGTCGGCGAGGAGTTGGGGCGGCTCACCCAGACCGACCAGGTCGGCGCCGTCTGCACCGACATCCTCACCCTGAAGAAGGTGACCAGGACACGGATCGTGGCGACGTCGGTGGGCGCCAAGGACAACCACCTCGGCTGCGACCCCGCCCCGCACCAGGTGGAGTTGACACCGACCGGCGACGACCTGACGTACACAGCGGACAGTTCGGCCGAAGGCAACCCCGTGTCGCGGATGTCGAAGGTCGACCGGCGCGGCTGAGCTCCCGCCCCCGCCACCACTCCCTCCCCTGCTGTCACTACTGTGTCCGCGTTGGCGAACGCCAACCGCGCACCGCCTGCACCGGCCACCGGACCGGCAAGGCGCGACAAGGCAACGCAACGCAGTACAACGCAGCGCAAGGCAGCGCAAGGCAGCGCAAAGCGTCGCAACGGGGAAGGACGGGGAACGCCCGCCATGGAGACACTGCAGCCGGACGACCCACGGGAGTTGGGCGGCTACCGCATGCTGCGCACACTCGGAGCCGGCGGTATGGGCCGGGTCTACCTGGCCCGTTCGCCCGGCGGCCGGACCGTCGCCGTGAAGGTCGTACGCCCCGACCTCGCCGCCGACGCCGACTTCCGCCGCCGCTTCCGGCACGAGGTGGAGATCGCCCAGGCGGTCTCCGGCCAGTACACCGCCTCGGTCGTGGACGCCGACCCCGACGCGCCGCTGCCGTGGCTGGCGACGTCGTACGTGCTCGGCCCGGACCTGACGGACGTCGTCGCCGCGCACGGCGCGCTCCCCGAGGGCACCGTCCGCGCGCTCGGCGCCGGGCTCGCGGCCGCTCTCCAGGAGATCCACGCGGCGGGACTGATCCACCGTGACCTCAAGCCGTCGAACGTCCTCCTCGCCGCGGACGGCCCCCGCGTCATCGACTTCGGCATCGCGCGGGCGGTGGACGGCAACCGTATGACCCAGACCGGGGTCGTCGTCGGCTCGCCCGGCTACATGCCCCCGGAGCAGGCCCTCGGCCAGGACGTCGGCACGGCGGGCGACGTCTTCTCCCTGGGCGCCGTTCTCGCCTTCGCGGCCACCGGCCGCAACGTCTTCGGCGACGGCGCGGCCTCCCACGCGGCCATGCTCTATCAGGTCGTCCACGGCGAAGCGGACCTGACCGGCGTACCGCAGTCGCTGCTCGGTCTGCTGCGGGCCTGTCTGCTGAAGGACCCGGCCGGCCGGCCCGCCCCCGCCGAGATCGTGGCGGCGCTGGCCCCGCAGGGCGTCGAGGGCGTGCTCAGCGACTGGCTGCCCTCCGCGGTGGCGTCCACCATCGCCACCCACGCGGCCGGGATCCTGGACCTGGAGGCGCCGGAGCATCCGGCCGCACCGGCCGCCGCCTCCTTCGGCCCGGCCCCGACGATGCCGGCCGGCGCGCAGCCGCCGGCGGGCACCCCCGCGGCGGGCTACGGCCACCCGCAGCCCGCCGCGCAGCCACCCGCGGGCACGCCCGCGGCGGGCTACGGCTACCCGCAGCCCGGGACCCCCGCCCCCGGCTACGGGACCCCCACCCCGGGCTACGGCACTCTGCAGCCCGGCACCGTTCAGCTGGGCGCCGCGGACGCCTCCTCCCCGGCACCCTCCCGCCGCCGCGCCCTCGCCTACGCCCTCGGCGGTGCCGCCGCCGTCGCCGCGGTCGGCGGGGGCACCGCCTGGTGGCTGGGCCACAAGGACGGCGGCACCGGCACGTCCACCGGCGCGGGCGGCCACGGCGGTTCGGGCAAGCCGGTCGCCGAGTCCTTCACCACCCCGCCCGCGGGCGTGGCCCCGCAGCCGCTGTGGCACACCAGCGTGGCCGAGGACAGCACCAGCACGGCGGTACCGCTCCTCACCTACGACGGCCTGCTGCTGATGAGCGGCGATCCGCTCGTGGCGTACGACGTGAAGACGGGCAAGGCGCGCTGGTCCAAGAAGGACATCTGCCGCAGCGGAGCCCAGCTGCTCTTCCACGACGGCAAGGTGTTCCTGGTCGACGGCGACTACGACGGCGTCCTCGTCGCCTACGACGTCAGGACCGGCGAGGAGGCCTGGCGCAGCCGGCTCGGCAAGAAGATGCAAATCGAGCGCACGATCGCGATCGACGACAAGAACGTGTACGTGACGGTGACCGACTTCGGCGAGGCGAAGAGCGCCACGAACTACCGCACGGCCGTCGCGGCGATCAGCCACACCACGGGCCAGAAGGTGTGGCTGCAGAAGCGCGACTGGGGCACCGACGACTACGAGGTCGACGGCGCCGTAGTCGGCAAGTACCTCGTCTACACCGATTCCAAGTACAACCTCACCGTCCGGGACACGGCCACCGGCAACCAGCTGTGGACCAAGAAGATCGGCGACAACTGGAGCTGGCTGCCCACGGTCGCGAACGGGCTCGTCTTCGTGCCGGGCAAGCAGCTGACGGCCGTGGACGTGGAGACCGGCGCCACCCGTTGGACACTGTCCCCCAACGGCCGGCGCGGCTTCTACAACCCGACCGTCATCGACGGTGTGCTCTACGCCGGCGACTACGACCGCGGTGTCTGGGCCGTCGACGTCAAGAACGGCAAGCGGATCTGGCTCTGCGACGAGAGTTCCAGGGGAGCGCAGTCGTTCCTCAGAGCCGGGGCGACGCTGTACGGGGTCGGCGGCTCCCTGGCGGGTGGCGTCGCGGCCATCAACGCCAAGACCGGCAAGGTCCGCTGGACCTGGACCGACAACAAGGACGCCGACGACTCCTGGCAGATGGCCCTGTCCGGAAACCGGCTGATGGTGACCAACGGGCCGGAGATCTACGGGATGTCGGCCGTCTGAGACCGCCCCCACGCACCGGGTTCACTCCCTAGGATCTCCGCCATGACGCGATGCGGCACGACGAGTTCGACGGGACGTGCGGCGCGGAGAGGGGCTCAGTGAGCACGGGCGCGCTGATCCTCGTCGCCGCGCTGTGGGGCGTGGCGGCGGGGACCCTGCTGCCCCGGGCCGCCTACCGCTTCGCCGTCCCGGAGGGGGAGCCCTGGCGCGGGCGGTGCGCGGACGGGCATCCGATCCGCGGGTGGCTGGGCGGAGCGCGGTGCGGGGAGTGCGCGCGGGGCGTGAAGGAGGGGGCGGCGCGGGCGCGCGTGGAGGTGAAGGTCCGGGCGGAGACGCCGTACGCTCCCTCCGCCCCCCTCCTCGCCACGGCCACCGCCCTCACCTGCGCCGTCCTCGCCGTCGCCACCGGCACCCGGCCCGAGCTGGGGGTCTGGCTGCTGCTCGCACCGGCCGGGGTGCTGCTGGCCGCCGTGGACTTCCGGGTGCGGCGGCTGCCCGACCCGCTGACCCTGCCGCTCGCGGCCGCCGCCCTCGGCCTGCTGGGCCTCGTCACCCTGGTGCCCGAGCACGCCGGCCACTGGCTCACCGCGCTGTACGGCACCCTCGCGCTCGGCGGCGGCTACTTCGTGCTCTACCTCATCAACCCGGCCGGCATGGGCTTCGGCGATGTGAAACTGGCGCTCGGCATGGGCGCCGTCCTCGGCTGGTACGGCTGGCCCACCGTGCTGCTCGGCACCTTCGCGGGCTTCCTGCTGGGGGCGTTGTACGGCGGTGCGCTCGTCGTCGTACGGCGCGCGGGGCGCAAGACGGCTATCCCCTTCGGGCCGTTCCTCATCGCGGGGGCGTTCCTGGGTCTCCTGGCGGGGGCGTACACCGCGTAGCTCGGGCTGGAATTCGACCCGGGGCTCGGCCGGGACGGGAACGTCTGCCTGGTCGTCGGGGAACGGCTCGACGGCGGCGCGCTCAGAGTGGGTGACCGCCGTCACCTTCGCCGAGGACCCCGCGCACCCCGAGTCATGGCTGCGGGACGTCCTGCTCCAGTGGTGGAACGCCCGGGACGGCTTCCTCGGCCGCACCGAGGCCGCCCTGCCGCCGCTCCAGCACCAGGAGGCCAGCCGCATCCGCGGCCCCGAAGGCCCTGGCGTAGGCTGGATCAGTCCGTCCACAACCCTTGACGAAAGGGACCCCTGGTGACCGAGAAGGCCGACCTCCAGTCTGTCCTCGACCGTGCCGCGGCGGGCGGACGCATCACGCCCGAGGAGGCGCTCGACCTCTACCGCGACGCCCCGCTGCACGCGCTGGGCGCCGCCGCCGACGCCGTACGACGCCGCAAGTACGCGGGCATCGAGCACATCGCGACGTACATCATCGAGCGCAACATCAACTACACGAACGTGTGTGTCACGGCGTGCAAGTTCTGCGCCTTCTACGCGGCCCCCAAGGACAAGGACAAGGGCTGGACCCGTGACCTCGACGACATCCTGCGCCGCTGCGCGGAGACCGTCGAGCTGGGCGGCACCCAGATCATGTTCCAGGGCGGCCACCACCCGGACTACGGCGTCGAGTACTACGAGAAGCACTTCAAGGCGATCAAGGACGCCTTCCCGCAGCTCGTGATCCACTCCCTCGGCGCCTCCGAGGTCGAGCACATGGCCCGCATCTCCGGCGTCTCGGTCGAGGAGGCCGTCACCCGCATCCACGAGGCGGGCCTCGACTCCTTCGCGGGCGCCGGCGCGGAACTCCTCCCCGAGCGCCCCCGCAAGGCCATCGCGCCCCTCAAGGAGAGCGGCGAGCGCTGGCTGGAGATCATGGAGACCGCGCACAAGCTGGGCGTGGAGTCCACGTCCACCATGCTCATGGGCACCGGCGAGACCAACGCCGAGCGCATCGAGCACCTGCGCATGATCCGGGACGTACAGGACCGCACGGGCGGCTTCCGCGCCTTCATCCCGTACACCTACCAGCCCGAGAACAACCACCTGAAGGGCCGCACCCACGCCACGCTCTTCGAGTACCTGCGGATGATCGCGATCGCCCGTCTGTTCCTGGACAACGTCCAGCACATCCAGGGCTCGTGGCTGACCACCGGCAAAGAGGTCGGCCAGCTGTCCCTGCACTACGGCGCGGACGACCTCGGCTCGATCATGCTGGAGGAGAACGTGGTCTCCTCGGCCGGCGCCAAGCACCGCTCCAACCGGCTGGAGATCATCGACCTGATCCGCAAGGCGGGCCGCGTCCCGGCCCAGCGCGCCACCACCTACGAGCACCTCGTCGTCCACGACGACCCGGCGAACGACCCCGTCGACGACCGCGTGGTCTCCCACATCTCCTCCACGGCGATCGAGGGCGGCACGGCCCACCCCGAGCTGAAGCTGCTGGCGTCCAACTGAGCCTGCCGTGCTGACCATTCACACCGACTCCAGGGGCCTCGCCCTCGCCGTCGAGGGCGAGTGGATCGCGGCCGCCGGGCCGCTGGAGGAGGTGGCCGCCGAGCATCCACGCGCGCGCGTGCGCACCTGGCCCGGCATCATCACGGCCGGGTTCGTCAACGCCCACGGCACCGAGCTGCTGGAAGAGGCGTACCACCCCGACCCGCGGGAGGCTGACGTCCTCGGCACCGAGCCGCTGACCGGGGACGCGCTCACGGCCCTCGACCTCGACGACGCCCGCTGGGGCGCGAGCGCCCGGCGCGGGGTGCAGCGGATGCTGGCGCACGGCACGGTCGCCGCGGCCTGTGAACTGCCGCTGCGCAACCGCGCGGTGCGGGACGCCGTGCGGCGCACCGGGCTGAGGGCCGTGGGCCGGCTGGGGCGCCCGGACTGGGCGCCCTCCCTCGACCCTTTCGTCTCCCCCCTGCCGCCCATGACGCAGTCCGCCCGGGAACGCGGATCCGCGGCCCGATTCGCGGTGTTCGACGTCCGCGACGAGGCGGAGCTGGCCGAACGCGGAGCGGGGACGTGTGTGGCGACGGTCGTGGCGGGCCGGCTGGTCTTCCGGCGCCGCTGATCCGCGCTCGACCGGAGAACCCCCTGCCGGCCGGGTCCTGACCGCCGGCTTCGTCCTGGCGTGCGCCCGGGTGGAGGACGTGGCCGCCAAGAAGAAGCCCCGGCGGATCCCCGGAGGCCGTGCTGCAAGAATGGGCGGGTGACCCGCGCTTCCCTGAACAAGCAGCCGCACGAAGTCGCCTCGATGTTCGACGACGTGGCGGAACGGTACGACCTGACGAACGACGTGCTGTCGCTCGGCCAGGACCGGCGCTGGCGCAAGGAGGTGGCGAAGGCGGTCGACGCGCGCCCCGCGCAGAAGGTCCTCGACCTCGCGGCCGGTACGGCGACCTCCTCGTTGCCCTTCGCGCGGACGGGCGCCTACGTGGTCCCGTGCGACTTCTCGATCGGGATGCTCCAGGTCGGCAAGCGGAAGCACACCTGGCTGCCGTTCACGGCGGGCGACGCGACGCGGCTGCCGTTCAAGGACGACACCTTCGACGCCGTCACGATCTCCTTCGGTCTGCGCAATGTCCAGGACACGGACGCGGCCCTGCGCGAGATGTACCGGGTGACCCGGCCCGGCGGCCGGGTGGTGATCTGCGAGTTCTCCCACCCGACATGGGAGCCCTTCCGGACCGTCTACACCGAGTACCTGATGCGCGCCCTGCCTCCGGTCGCGCGCGCGGTCTCCTCGAACCCGGACGCCTACGTCTACCTCGCCGAGTCCATCCGTGCCTGGCCCGACCAGCCCGCACTCGCCGAACGGCTGCGCAAGGCGGGCTGGTCGAAGGTGGCGTGGCGCAACCTCACCGGCGGTGTGGT is a genomic window of Streptomyces griseochromogenes containing:
- a CDS encoding prepilin peptidase translates to MRHDEFDGTCGAERGSVSTGALILVAALWGVAAGTLLPRAAYRFAVPEGEPWRGRCADGHPIRGWLGGARCGECARGVKEGAARARVEVKVRAETPYAPSAPLLATATALTCAVLAVATGTRPELGVWLLLAPAGVLLAAVDFRVRRLPDPLTLPLAAAALGLLGLVTLVPEHAGHWLTALYGTLALGGGYFVLYLINPAGMGFGDVKLALGMGAVLGWYGWPTVLLGTFAGFLLGALYGGALVVVRRAGRKTAIPFGPFLIAGAFLGLLAGAYTA
- a CDS encoding helix-turn-helix domain-containing protein; the protein is MTETPARLPLEWIAASLKRERTRTGLSLSELAKRAGIAKSTLSQLEAASGNPSMETIWALAVTLGVPFSVLVEPPAPTVQVIRAGEGPTLHSEQSSYLASLLSASPPGARRDIYYVWLEPGSVRDSEPHIPGTTEHIVVTEGRVKAGPRGEAVELGPGDYVSYRGDVPHAYEALADGTKFVLIMQHM
- a CDS encoding serine/threonine-protein kinase; translated protein: MQPLAADEPAAVGPYRLLGRLGAGGMGRVYLGRSAGGRTVAVKIVHPHFALDEEFRARFRREVEAARRVGGAWTAPVLDADPEAAVPWVATAYAAGPSLAAAVADRGPLPPHTVRALGAGLAEALAAVHELGLVHRDVKPSNILLTLDGPLLIDFGIARATDGTASLTSTGVSVGSPGYMAPEQILGKGVTGAADVFSLGAVLAFASTGEPPFSGDSSAALLYKVVHEEPELGHFTGELRQAAAACLAKDPTARPAPAELARRLAPEGAARLVAGGWLPGALVEQVSRGAVHLLNLETAETAPSGPVAFSSPSVGGARGVTSGAVPDSGASGTGPGAGPGSGRFGSASGESGAVAGEFGPAPLMTPPGVPTGASGPSPAVPFSAAGSVSGAPDAQSGGPGAPAMPSHAPGLPPGTPAVGPGAVPGPRDAVPAPGKLSVSVAASAAPGENGRGRRVSCTVALAVAGALAAGAVGLGALLRPWAGGGHDTAGSAPAASHPADGASSAGSGDAADEPSPAPSASGGTAAAIPARYLGTWEGQAAGLDGRLPMGTFRLTVHQAGVGEELGRLTQTDQVGAVCTDILTLKKVTRTRIVATSVGAKDNHLGCDPAPHQVELTPTGDDLTYTADSSAEGNPVSRMSKVDRRG
- the mqnC gene encoding cyclic dehypoxanthinyl futalosine synthase, coding for MTEKADLQSVLDRAAAGGRITPEEALDLYRDAPLHALGAAADAVRRRKYAGIEHIATYIIERNINYTNVCVTACKFCAFYAAPKDKDKGWTRDLDDILRRCAETVELGGTQIMFQGGHHPDYGVEYYEKHFKAIKDAFPQLVIHSLGASEVEHMARISGVSVEEAVTRIHEAGLDSFAGAGAELLPERPRKAIAPLKESGERWLEIMETAHKLGVESTSTMLMGTGETNAERIEHLRMIRDVQDRTGGFRAFIPYTYQPENNHLKGRTHATLFEYLRMIAIARLFLDNVQHIQGSWLTTGKEVGQLSLHYGADDLGSIMLEENVVSSAGAKHRSNRLEIIDLIRKAGRVPAQRATTYEHLVVHDDPANDPVDDRVVSHISSTAIEGGTAHPELKLLASN
- a CDS encoding menaquinone biosynthetic enzyme MqnA/MqnD family protein yields the protein MDNSRTRPRVGHIQFLNCLPLYWGLARTGTLLDFELTKDTPDKLNEKLVQGELDIAPITLVEFLKHADDLVAFPDIAVGCDGPVMSCVIVSQLPLDRLDGARVALGSTSRTSVRLAQLLLAERYGVQPDYYTCPPDLSLMMQEAEAAVLIGDAALRANLIDGPRYGLEVHDLGAMWKEWTGLPFVFAVWAARRDYLEREPSITRKVHEAFLDSRNLSLEEVGKVAEQAARWEAFDERTLEQYFTTLDFSFGEPQLAAVAEFARRVGPTTGFPADVKVDLLQP
- a CDS encoding cold-shock protein, with protein sequence MATGTVKWFNAEKGFGFIAQEGGGPDVFVHYSAINASGFRSLEENQQVSFDVTQGPKGPQAENVTPV
- a CDS encoding serine/threonine-protein kinase; translated protein: METLQPDDPRELGGYRMLRTLGAGGMGRVYLARSPGGRTVAVKVVRPDLAADADFRRRFRHEVEIAQAVSGQYTASVVDADPDAPLPWLATSYVLGPDLTDVVAAHGALPEGTVRALGAGLAAALQEIHAAGLIHRDLKPSNVLLAADGPRVIDFGIARAVDGNRMTQTGVVVGSPGYMPPEQALGQDVGTAGDVFSLGAVLAFAATGRNVFGDGAASHAAMLYQVVHGEADLTGVPQSLLGLLRACLLKDPAGRPAPAEIVAALAPQGVEGVLSDWLPSAVASTIATHAAGILDLEAPEHPAAPAAASFGPAPTMPAGAQPPAGTPAAGYGHPQPAAQPPAGTPAAGYGYPQPGTPAPGYGTPTPGYGTLQPGTVQLGAADASSPAPSRRRALAYALGGAAAVAAVGGGTAWWLGHKDGGTGTSTGAGGHGGSGKPVAESFTTPPAGVAPQPLWHTSVAEDSTSTAVPLLTYDGLLLMSGDPLVAYDVKTGKARWSKKDICRSGAQLLFHDGKVFLVDGDYDGVLVAYDVRTGEEAWRSRLGKKMQIERTIAIDDKNVYVTVTDFGEAKSATNYRTAVAAISHTTGQKVWLQKRDWGTDDYEVDGAVVGKYLVYTDSKYNLTVRDTATGNQLWTKKIGDNWSWLPTVANGLVFVPGKQLTAVDVETGATRWTLSPNGRRGFYNPTVIDGVLYAGDYDRGVWAVDVKNGKRIWLCDESSRGAQSFLRAGATLYGVGGSLAGGVAAINAKTGKVRWTWTDNKDADDSWQMALSGNRLMVTNGPEIYGMSAV
- a CDS encoding imidazolonepropionase-like domain-containing protein, which gives rise to MLTIHTDSRGLALAVEGEWIAAAGPLEEVAAEHPRARVRTWPGIITAGFVNAHGTELLEEAYHPDPREADVLGTEPLTGDALTALDLDDARWGASARRGVQRMLAHGTVAAACELPLRNRAVRDAVRRTGLRAVGRLGRPDWAPSLDPFVSPLPPMTQSARERGSAARFAVFDVRDEAELAERGAGTCVATVVAGRLVFRRR
- a CDS encoding demethylmenaquinone methyltransferase; translation: MTRASLNKQPHEVASMFDDVAERYDLTNDVLSLGQDRRWRKEVAKAVDARPAQKVLDLAAGTATSSLPFARTGAYVVPCDFSIGMLQVGKRKHTWLPFTAGDATRLPFKDDTFDAVTISFGLRNVQDTDAALREMYRVTRPGGRVVICEFSHPTWEPFRTVYTEYLMRALPPVARAVSSNPDAYVYLAESIRAWPDQPALAERLRKAGWSKVAWRNLTGGVVALHRGFKES